The Rissa tridactyla isolate bRisTri1 chromosome 12, bRisTri1.patW.cur.20221130, whole genome shotgun sequence DNA window AACACAGACCTTTACATTGTTCTGTGTTGTTAAAGGACCCCGATGCTTGCATGGTTATTGGCCatcactgctgttttcttttagtcCTTTAAGAATTCAGTTACATGTTTGATTACTTCATTCTTATTAGGAATGAAAATGATGTTCTACACTGGAGGGCATTGCTGCCatagctgcttttcagaagtatTAAGCAATTACAGTCTAGGTCTGCCAGTACGGTCCTTTGTGAATGTAACAGACAAGTCAGTGAGCCCTTCTGCTAGCTTAAATTATCTCATCTAGGAGATGCAGCTGTACTGTCAAAACTCCTTTTGTTAGGATGAGTGACCTATCTACTGGAACGCTTTGCTTGGACCAAATCAATTTAAGTTAGTTAGGGGTaactgtggtttattttttttccttactgcctGTGACAATGTGAGGAAAATGTTCCATTAACTTCATCTGGTAGCATTCTCCTTTCCACTAAGTTCTAACCACTGAAATGATGCTTTATTGCTCAGCCACGAGTGcaactttttaattaaacagccAAATTTGCTTGGATATAGTAGAAGACCTGCGGAATTGGAAATCTCTCTGTGAACTTCACGTCTGTCTTGTATCCACaagcaaaatgagaaacattCTGACGCAAATAACACGTTGCTTAAATAAAGCCACTAAAATTTGTTAGAGCAATTCAAATCCTATTCTTTATGTAACTgttccttttgaaaaataatttgtggttACTGCAGTAAAATAGATTTTATGCAAAAAGGTATGTGAGGATTTCAAAGGAATGCGTGGTACTTAAATATCGGTAGTGAGCTGGTTGGCACGTTATTGCTGCTATCTATGGAAATTTTAACCTCTTCTGTTTTATGTGGACCACAGAATAGAAGGTAACATTTTTCTTGAATTCAATGGGTTAGCTGCATCAAGTCTTGAAGGTGTTTACTCTTTCAGATTGCTAGTAGCACTCTGTGGTGCTCCTAGCCCCTTTCAGCTGTAGCACTTAAAGGTCTACGATAGGCTTGCCAAATGTCTTTTGAAGAACGCTACAGATAAACTAACCCACAgcttattttcaaaattcttgTTGTTGTCAGTTTTTAACTTAGTGTTGTGCTCAAGAAATTAACTTACCCTTTTGTTACCTAGGAGCTGTCTAAGATTACAATGCCTATTGTCTTCAACGAGCCATTGAGTTTCCTTCAACGGATAACAGAATACATGGAACATATATACCTCATTAATAAGGCTTGTAGTCACGCAGACCCCCTGGAAAGAATGCAGGTAACTAACAGCTACCACCTTCTGCTTAGTTCAGAAGAATTTCTTCTCTTCTGGACTATTTCATTTTAAGACAGTTTCTCACTTGAGTGTATTTCTTTCTCTGGAGCTATCATCAGAATGCCTGTATTTGTCTAGACAAGTTTCTCGTTTCATAGTGGCTGTATCAGGTATTTGTGACACTTTCACGCTTGATCCTGTGCAGAGTTTGAGCCAAAAGTCTGGTGCAGGAGAGTGCCACAACCGATGATGCCCAAGGCCCTGAACCTTTTCAGGACTGCTTTAACTGTGactctttttgtgtttttatgtgTCGTGAAGATGAGATCTTGGCTTTAAGTCAGCCTAAATTGATTAGTTGAGTGGCTCCGTGATTTTTAAGTTACTGGATGAAAAATTATTGTGACAGAGACAAGCTTTATCGCTCTTTTCTCCTCCAAAACTGGCTGAATATATAGTACTTTCTTTTTTGGAAGAATAATGAAATACTGTAATGTGCAACAAATATAACATATTAAACTCAGAGCTTTAATGTACTGTTCTCATAACAATATGTTCTTAATTTGATTATAGGCTGTAGCTGCTTTTgcagtttctgctgtagcttctCAGTGGGAGAGAACTGGCAAACCATTTAACCCACTGTTAGGAGAAACCTATGAATTAACCAGGTAATAATTACTTTAAATTGGGAGCTGGGGCTATTCGTGTTCTTGGGTTAGCAGACTTATACTAGTTTGGTTGTTTattcagtgaaataaataaaaaaaatctactaaaatatatttctgactgTAGCTAAAATTCTTTTCCCCACACGATCTCAAAATCTTTAAGAAGTTGTTAGATAATAACTTAATTTCTAGGTTTAGTCAGAGTATTCTTTGAATTATTCAGAGAAAAATCGGTCTGTGTTCTTTCACCAACGACATTTTCTGACCAGAGACtgttaattaatttaaatagcaTTTTGCTGATCATGTCAGATAGAGGAGTTAGTCTGAAGGACTTCCACCCCTAAATGGATGATACGTATGCAGTGGAGAAAAGAATTTTCAGTaagacctgctgctgctccccaaagAGGTTCAGTATTTTCAAGAGTTATTTCAGTGAAACGTCTTCAAAAGCCTTTCTGGCTAGAAAGTCATTTAGGTGTTTGAATGTGGGTTGGTTTGGGGTATGAAGAGAAAAGGTGTTCAGAGTacaatttctttcatttcatgaACTGTAAATGTGTCATGGGACTAGAGAAGGAAAAGTCTCAccttcagtttaatttaaaaatcctcCAAACTTTTTTAAAGTATCAAGTAACTCTTTTCTcttgtaacattttaaaaaatatttactgtttaatgcttttttttgttgttgttgctaggGAGGATTTAGGATTTAGGTTTATATCTGAGCAAGTCAGCCACCACCCACCTATTAGTGCATTTTATTCTGAAGGCCTCAATAAGGACTTTATTTTTCATGGATCAATCTATCCCAAACTAAAATTCTGGGGAAAGAGCATAGAAGCGGAGCCTCGGGGAACAATTACTTTGGAGCTTCTGAAGTGAGTATGAGAAGTAAATACCTTTCTGTGTTGGTCTCCTTACCATTTACTTGGATAAAAAAATAGGTGGTAATCATCAACTCTTCATTGGGGATTGTCTAAAAACCTCTGGCTGATGAGGTTTGAAGAGTTTATTTACAAGTTAATTTTCACTGCttaatttcatgttttttttaagttgtgcCATGCTTGTATAGCTGTGGCAATTTGACCCATTTTTTCCACTATGaaaatcagcatttctgaaaaactgAATGCTACTGAAAGCTAGTTGTGAAGGCATGTAaaatttaaagagagagaaaattctaTTGCCAGGCTGTTCAAGCTCATCTCGCTTTTAAatattgttgttggttttgattttttgtgtGGAAAGAACTGGGTCTTCAGAATAGCTGTTCTGTGTGATAAAGGAACATGAGAAACCTTGCCTTGTCACCTATTTAACGCTTCCTGTGTATGATCACCTTCCCGTTAAAATCCAGAATGGCTCTCCACATTACTCCTAGGCTTGTCTCTAATTGTGTATGTCTCATAATTTACATGACGTCCCGTAAGTTGTTTTGTGCCCTGATGGCACAAAGACTCTTGAGCTTTCCCAAGTAGGACACAAACACGCGCTGGATAATAGTTGCAGAAAAGTATTCTGCAATTGAACACTTAAAGGTGCTTTTATAAAAGCTTTCTTCAGGCGTAACTTTGAGGTTGTTTTGAAATATCTGCTTATGAAACTTTTCGACATTTGGTTTGAATAAAGAGTCAATTTGCCTGACATATCAAGCATTGACGACTTCTATAGTTTCTTTTGAAAGTATAGTTTATTTGTCAAGCTGCTGGCATCTAATCTTACAAAGCTTATAAAAGTAGGAACTGCTCTTGGATATAAATGGTGATGAAAATAGAGGAAATGTCTTCTGAATATAGACGGAACTATGAATGTTAGTCTAGAACGCAGACGTGACAAAAATAAAGTTTGTTGCGGGACAGAGAGTCTTTATTTAGAAGACTATTAAAATTCCTGCTCTGCCCAATCAAATTACCAGGCACAGATTTAAACTGAAGTATAAATgattaaagcatttcttttaaataattgcttCAAGTTAGCAGCagaagttgaaataaaattttgagcCTCTGTGTTGTGAGTCATACCGTTCCGTTGGGTTGAGTACTTTGAGAACTGCTCAGGGCCTGGGTGAACAAGCAACTGTTTAGGAAGCAAAATTGCAAGACAGGGTTAAGTACTGCGTTTATGTTAACCATGACTATGTTTTCAATACATGCATTAGAAAACACACTTCTTCCTCACTTCTCCAGCACAAATAAGTGTTTCGATTTATCAGCACTGGCCATGAGTGTCTTGCGTTTTGTTTTACGCTATACAGCTTTTGGTGTCAAGTAGTTCATGAATAAAAATGAGTGCTAAGGCTGGTGGGAtgaatttggggggttttggtattttttccccacttgaaGATTAGTCATTGTTCTAAAGTATGCTTGAAGACAATTTACTGTGGAAATTTCTTCAATAGTCTGGTTTTGTTCTGTACTGGAAAATGACAGACCAGTTGGAAACATTAAGTAGAAGTACAAGGCATTTGTTACAGAGGGGACACtgcttgtttctgtattttctgtattagaATAGAATTTGCCAGCTTTCCTAAGGTGGATTGATTGCCATCCAGGtaacttcagtatttcttttacCAGCACGAGTGAGAAGAGATGGCTTTGACTCTGCCAAGCTAGTGAGAATAGCAATCCCGTTGTTTAACATTTTGACGACACTTAGAATAATGCCTTTTAAAGATTTACAGTCTCTTAACTCATCTTTGTAAAGCTTTTCAcaaaacattaaaaccaaaatgaaactaAATGGAAAATTTTTCAATTCGAGGACTTTTCCTCCTTCTTAGTAAAACTTTGGGGAAAGTGTGAAATTGAGTAATAAATTGgatttttaaatgtcatgttTATGAAGCTTGAATATAGTGCTATCGTGTCCCACTGATGTCagacaaccaaaaaaaatccccaaaaccacacacacgcCCAGAATTGCCTTCAGTGCCACTGGAGCAGGCCTCGTATACCCGTGTGGAAACTTGTGGCATATTTGTGCAAATGACTTATGCAGTTTGCTGACTCGTATTGCTCTCTTCAGGCTCAAAAGCCTTTACCACGCAgtgtttgtaaaataaaaattgttcaAGTGGGTTAATCTGACCGACTCCCGACCAACCCTTTACAGCAAAGCTTACTCAGAACTGGTAGTGACTAACCTCTCTGCTGGAAGTCTCCCATATTGATGTTCAGTGCTTTTTTATCACAAAAGGTACTCTCTAAATTATGATAGAGGTTTACACGAAAGAGCTTTAGGAAGAGGTTGGCAGTGCTGCTGCAATAGTTGAATAGAAGACACTTAGGTGTTAGTTTGTCAGTCTGGTTCTCCTGTGAATATTAGGTTTTACCACATACAGCTTTAAAACAGTGAATGAAAATGATGAATTGCTGGACGGCTGTTTATGTTGGGCTGGAATTTGTAATCAAAGGCACAGCAACTGTAAAACTTACTATTTCAACTCTGTGAGAAGGAATAAGAATATAGGGGATATCTCTTGCACTGGTGTTTAGCTACAATACATTGTTGGCTTATAAAGAacagtctgtttcttttctgtgttgaaGTTAACTGCTGGCTGGTCACAGGAGTGCTAAATATTTTGCGCTGCCATGAAGAGAATTGAAAACAGGCTTACATTCCATCTCAAActcaagaaaattatttacttttctattttctttacaGACATAATGAAGCTTACACATGGACAAATCCAACCTGTTGTGTACATAATGTAATTATTGGTAAACTGTGGTTAGAACAATACGGAACGGTAGAAATTGTAAATCACAGGTAATGCTAATCATGAAACTGAGGCTTGGCTTATAGGGACTGCTGCATGGGCACCTTCGTTACAAAGCAGAGAGTTGTGATTTTTGTCATTATACGGGAGGCTTTCTTTTGTAGGTCCaaagtcttgtctttttttttccttttttttttttcttctgaaaaattcaTACTAGTCATTGGACTGGGTTTAGTATCTTAATAACGTTAATGAAAAGGCACGGGGCTAGATCACTTATGGGACACAAAGATTTTTATGTTTGTGAGTTACTCATTCAAATTCAACCCTATCGACagagaacagaaattaaattgaaCTCCAAAACCATTAAATGGAATAATTGGAGGCTTGCAGTTGACCTCCATCATGTTGATTGTGATTTGGCCCTCTCTTTAGTTTCGAAAATAGAGAATGTCATAAATTAAGGGTACGGCACAGAAAAATTACCGCAGACGAGGATAATGTGAACTTAGAGCGTGTCAGTTGCTCTGCCAACTGCCTATATAAAAGCTTTTTAccttatataaaataaattacctCCTGTAATGACAAGGGAGAGAATTTATGAAAACTGTATTACTTCTGCACATGTTTTTCTGTCCTAAGTGGGAGCTTTAAACCAAGAGGGCTGCTGCTTTGATACTTGTCATAGCATCTGATCTACAATCTTCTCTTATATATTGGCTAGTCTCTGTATGCCTTGTGCTTGAGATAGAAACTTGGCTTGATACCTCATCGGGAGAGATTATTTATGTATATGTACATCTCAGTGCAAGGGAGATGCTGAAATATAATGCTGCTTTATGTTTGTAAAATGTTTAGTTCAGAATTTTTGATACACAATTTACAGGTAACTTTGGAATGCACTTAACTAGATTTTCCTGCATAGGTCATTTGTAAAAGTTATTTCTCATTACAGTTAGCTGTAAATATATATTAATCTGAAATGCGGTGTATTAATAGTGGGGGTTAAGTAGTATGCAAGACTGCATTGTGTTTTATTCCTAGTACTTTTGGTAAATTTTGGATATACATGAAACTCAGAAGTATGGTCATGTTTTCAGTTGGCTTTCACAGGCTGATGTTTTCATGCgcacattgatttcttttttgtcctttttgtgtAACTTTGAAATTTGCGTGCCTTTTTTAATGCCCTGGTCAGATAATAAaccacagttaaagaaaaataatgatacaAATAACTACCCCTCAGCTAAttgtaaatatatgaaaatagTTAAATAAGGTAAAAAAGTAAACTTACTAATGTATGTAGGGGGTTGCTTCTTTTAAGTATGTACTTATTTCCTCTACAGTACTGGAGATAAATGTGTCCTTAACTTTAAACCGTGTGGATTGTTTGGGAAAGAGCTTCACAGAGTAGAGGGATACATTCAGGACAAAAAGTAAGTGCTAAAAGCCTCCTGACCTCTCTGTTTGAGCAGTCTGACATTTCTTCAGTGCTGGCATAGTGACCACAATTGACATGACTGCAAAGTTGGTAGCAATGCAGATTGTAACCCAGTTCTGTTCCCCGTGTCAGTGTTATTAGAAAAACTCTCTAGTCCAGTCTTTGGAAATGAAGGTATCCAGGGAAGATGCAGAGTGGTTGCAACTGATATTACTGTTGTGCAGTCACAATTCTAGTCTTCTATGTTGTAAACTATTGGCTTTATTGTACCCACACTCATTTCAACAGTGGCAAAAGCATGCCACTAGGTCATGAAGATGTGTTTTGCAGGACTGAATGCCAGAAAGACTGGACGGAGCTGAAACCTTTTCCTTGTATTATTAAATATCTGACTTCTAAGAAATCTGCAAAGAAACgtaaaatacaacaaaatagcAAGCTGGGTATTTAATATTGATCAGAATCGGCATGAATTGGCTTAGAAGGCTTTATAAGAAACAAAAGCTAAGtctcctttgctttctctgcagCAGAAAGAAGCTGTGTGTGATCTATGGCAAGTGGACAGAATGCTTGTGGTGCACTGATCCCACTACGTATGAGACTTACAGAAAGAACGAAAAGAGAGGTGGTGAGCAGAAGAAATTGAAGCCGGTAAGGCTAAGGATTCTttagggagaaaagaaatataaGAAGTGAAAACATAATCTTTACAGAAATGGTCTGAAGTGGTAGTGAATGGAGGGTTAAACCAGTCCGTCTTTCGGTGGGGGTCAGAGATGGGCAGTGTTAGTCCTGTGAGCAGGTGTTGCGCTTTGAACTTGTGTAGACAGACTTTACTGTGAGCTGGTCGAATCGAAGAGAGCTTATAGAAATGGTGTTTGGTAGAGATTTGTCAAAGAGAAGTCATCAAATATCAACCCCCAAGCTGATGTTGCTCAGGCCTTGAATGAGGAGAGTGTCTCTGCAGCCAACTCCAGATGTAGTAATACTAGGATTTGGGCattaaaaaaaactgtaaaaaaaaaaaaagcatgttctTACAATCAGTTATGCTTTTTGGTGATGCAGCTTTTCAGAATTTATGACATAGACAGCCTTGACAACAAGGGGGTCtggaaaatgcaggtttttttcatcATGCGTCAGCAGTGTCAGGTAAGTTACCACCAAAGCCTTGGACTTAGATGGAAAATGTTGTATGGTGCAGCAGAGGACTGTTGGGTTTCCTGATACCAACAGGATCTTGCAGACCCTGGTTGCTCATTGAAAATGATAAGTTAAACAGAAGCTAATCATTCTAAACGTTAAGAGGctcaaacttcttttaaaaagtattcacATCAGAAGAACCTAGAGCAACAACATTTTAGCTCTGGATTCCGTCATGGTACAGGCTTatgttttgactttttaaaaaaaataataagattaTGTTCATCTTATGAAAAATcaactctttctttccttccttcccgtTGAATCTATATTTAGATGGGGAGCTGTCTAACAGTAAACCAGATGTTGACATGGAAAGTAGTCTAAAAgagtcttttaaaataataaatactcaaaccaaataattgaaattagacTCTTAACCATATGGAGCTGTTTTCTAGTGTATAAAACAGGCCTTGTTTAACTTAATAGGGTAttcttgaataaaataaatgagccatgtcagaagggagagaaagaaaatagaaaggagGTGGGAgcgagggaagggaagaaaactgaTACTATCACTCTGTGATGTTATTGCCTCAAACTTCCCTTCTGGTTGTTGTGGTTTTAAAAAGTTTCTCATGGTGAAATCCTCTGAAATTCCACAATGTAGCTGTCTGTGTTCTACAACAGTCAGATTCTCTCAGATTCTGAGAGCAGCTTCTTGAAGAATACTGCATTTGATTTTATACCTACATTATAGCAGCACAGCTGATAACAAAGGAATGTGGAAGGAAAGACACTCTATTTATAAACTTAAGTACACAGTCTTCATAGTGAGAAAATTGGCAGTGATGATGGTTACTAGAATCTGGATTATAGGAGATCAGATTGAAACAAGTGCGTATCTGTTTTTTAATCGCACAGCCAAATCTTTTGCAAACGATGAAGCAATATCCAAAAGCAGGCATGCCCTATTTGTCTGTCTGAAGCCATTATGGGAACTGGTTTAAATTGCAGTCTTGGCTCAGTTCAGCCTGAAGAGGTAATAGTCAAGTTAGGTGAAACTAAGCTAtggctgggatggaagggaaGCTAGAGAAAAAATTCTGAATGACGTTAACTCActactattaattttttttaaacagactttcAAGTTGTATATAGGTGATGGGAGACTATTCAGAGCTATCAGGAGCGAGACGATAAAACCAAGAGGAACAGTATACAGAGTGAGGAAAAGCAAACATTGAGGGGTGAGGCAGAAGTACAAGAGTGTTTAATATCTCAAATTTGAACAGATTCTTCAACAGTCAGTGTAGAACTCTAGGTGAAACTGTCCAATTTCCCTTTGTTCCCCTGACAAGAGTTATCTCTGTTTCAGAGTGAAGATGTTATTAAATCTGAAAATGATGAGGCTGATGATATGCCAGAGGTTCAAGACACGGTGCAGTTCATACCAGGCAGTAAATTGCTTTGGAGAATAAATTGTAGGCCACCAAACTCATCGCAGGTAACTGTTTCACTCAGTCTGTGCATTGCTATTGCTAGTGACTTATCCATGGGAACATGAGTAATGTTCAAGAGAAACCCCACAGAAGTGTTTGTCCTTAGCATGCGTATTGTCAGGCTCTGGCAGTTCTTGCAGCAGTAGAATTATATTACAGCAAGCTCTCTGCTTCGTTCCGGTGCTGAAAGCATCGCTGCTGCGTCCAAGCTGGTGGAGAGAATGCCTGCTCTGACTGCAGCTGCTTCAGTGTGAGCCTGGTGTCTTGGGTTAACCTGGCTGCGAGATCTTTGCACTTAGAGTGGCTAAAGTATGGACACACGTTCCCTTCTGCTGATCCTGCTGTTGGAAGACAGGCTTCTGAAAAAATGCAGTAACTGGGCAGCTGGGTATTAACTTCAATAGTTTCGACAAGACTTCTTGGTCTTGTAGGTGTGGGTAATTTTTTCATAAAAGTCATGATGTTAAATGTCACATCTGGAGGAAAATCTGTCTTGACCCTCTGAAGCAAAgactgcttaaaaaaatgaaaggtgCGATTTGCATCCCCTTTTGCCTTTCCTTGTCCCTCccctccaacaaaaaaaaaatagtttgtatgAACCTAACCTTGCTTTCAGGGTAGCCAGTGGGAGAAGGTTTGACTTGGTTATTTCTCTTGCAAGTTCTGTTGTATCCATTTGGTACAGGGAACTCAGTGTCACTTTGCCAAAATAACTTGTATGTTATCTTTACTTTGCTTTTAAGATGTACAATTTTACCAGTTTTGCTGTGAGTCTCAATGAGCTAGAAAAAGGCATGGAAGCAATATTAGCTCCCACTGACTGTCGGCTACGTCCAGATATCAGAAACATGGAAAATGGAAACATGGGTACGTGTTTGCTGgaggaaatattttcctattaGTAAATTTG harbors:
- the OSBPL2 gene encoding oxysterol-binding protein-related protein 2 isoform X2; amino-acid sequence: MNSEEEFYDAVTGFDSDNSSGDFSEANHKVAEMLDLDPHQSNRTGEHNGETEIQENGIKRHRTSLPAPMFSRSDFSVWSILKKCIGLELSKITMPIVFNEPLSFLQRITEYMEHIYLINKACSHADPLERMQAVAAFAVSAVASQWERTGKPFNPLLGETYELTREDLGFRFISEQVSHHPPISAFYSEGLNKDFIFHGSIYPKLKFWGKSIEAEPRGTITLELLKHNEAYTWTNPTCCVHNVIIGKLWLEQYGTVEIVNHSTGDKCVLNFKPCGLFGKELHRVEGYIQDKKKKLCVIYGKWTECLWCTDPTTYETYRKNEKRGGEQKKLKPSEDVIKSENDEADDMPEVQDTVQFIPGSKLLWRINCRPPNSSQMYNFTSFAVSLNELEKGMEAILAPTDCRLRPDIRNMENGNMDVASKEKERLEEKQRAARKERAKDEVEWQTRWFHQGTNPYTGTSDWLYSGGYFDRNFSDCPDIY
- the OSBPL2 gene encoding oxysterol-binding protein-related protein 2 isoform X3, which gives rise to MNSEEEFYDAVTGFDSDNSSGDFSEANHKVAEMLDLDPHQSNRTGEHNGETEIQENGIKRHRTSLPAPMFSRSDFSVWSILKKCIGLELSKITMPIVFNEPLSFLQRITEYMEHIYLINKACSHADPLERMQAVAAFAVSAVASQWERTGKPFNPLLGETYELTRHNEAYTWTNPTCCVHNVIIGKLWLEQYGTVEIVNHSTGDKCVLNFKPCGLFGKELHRVEGYIQDKNRKKLCVIYGKWTECLWCTDPTTYETYRKNEKRGGEQKKLKPSEDVIKSENDEADDMPEVQDTVQFIPGSKLLWRINCRPPNSSQMYNFTSFAVSLNELEKGMEAILAPTDCRLRPDIRNMENGNMDVASKEKERLEEKQRAARKERAKDEVEWQTRWFHQGTNPYTGTSDWLYSGGYFDRNFSDCPDIY
- the OSBPL2 gene encoding oxysterol-binding protein-related protein 2 isoform X1, whose amino-acid sequence is MNSEEEFYDAVTGFDSDNSSGDFSEANHKVAEMLDLDPHQSNRTGEHNGETEIQENGIKRHRTSLPAPMFSRSDFSVWSILKKCIGLELSKITMPIVFNEPLSFLQRITEYMEHIYLINKACSHADPLERMQAVAAFAVSAVASQWERTGKPFNPLLGETYELTREDLGFRFISEQVSHHPPISAFYSEGLNKDFIFHGSIYPKLKFWGKSIEAEPRGTITLELLKHNEAYTWTNPTCCVHNVIIGKLWLEQYGTVEIVNHSTGDKCVLNFKPCGLFGKELHRVEGYIQDKNRKKLCVIYGKWTECLWCTDPTTYETYRKNEKRGGEQKKLKPSEDVIKSENDEADDMPEVQDTVQFIPGSKLLWRINCRPPNSSQMYNFTSFAVSLNELEKGMEAILAPTDCRLRPDIRNMENGNMDVASKEKERLEEKQRAARKERAKDEVEWQTRWFHQGTNPYTGTSDWLYSGGYFDRNFSDCPDIY